The nucleotide sequence CTCGTAGACCGTGGTCTCCACGTGCTCGCCGATCTCAGCGGTGCATTGCAGCTCCTCGACGAGCTCGCGCGCCAGCGCCTCCTCGGGCGTCTCCCCCGCCTCGATCTTCCCGCCAGGGAACTCCCACATGCCGGGCAGGCTCATCTGCTCGCTGCGCCGCGCAGCCAGCACCGACTGCCCGTCCACCAGTATGGCACCCACGACCTCGACCTGCTTTTTCACCCTGGCTCCTGCCCGTCGGTTCTGCCTGGGCCAGAGTGGCCCGGTCATGTGCAGCTTAAAAGATTCCTGCGACGGCGGGAGCCCTCCCGGATGACCAGGCCGTCACCAGAACGCGCTACCGCGCATTGCATTTCGGCAGCAGACGGTCGTCAAAGGTCGCCATGCCTCAGCGCAAATAATCACCTCCCAGATACGCTCGGTTCACACATCCGACAAAGGCGATCTCAAAAATGTGCCGGAAAGTCATTGACGGAATCCAATTTTAAGCAACTAGATTCGACCTCGCTCCGTAAAACTACAGAGGATTACGCCTGCCCCATTTCTACCACCGGATACACCAGCAATTTCTGCCACAAACGAATAGAAAAGCAGTCTGCGGCGAGATCGAGACATCCATGTCATACTAGAATCGGCTTGAAATATTGATCTTATCAAAAGGAACACCGACCTGATGCGCAATCCAATATCGGATCAAATCCATAGCCTCACCAGAAAATCGAGCAGCCTCCGCTGGATCTACGGCAGCATTATCAGCATGCTTCGCCCCCTTGAACGCTCTATTGAATTCAATTCGCCAGTTGCTTATGGACATACCCTGGCGCAACTCAAATTGTGGAGGCAATGCGACGTCGGTGACCCTATTCAACAACTGCGGGTACTGCGGGGTCCGCTCATCCGAGTTGCCCAACCCTTCCAACTCCGTTTTCCAGATGGCGTAGCCTAGCGCCTCCAATGCGACTCCCATTTGGAGCAGCTCCACTTCGACAACACTCCCTTCCTGAAACATGGAACTCACGGCAATCCAGGTCGGTCTCGACCAATGCGAAAATTCATCTAGCCATTTTTGCATTTTCCCCAGATCAACGTCCTCAAACAGGAACATTGGGGAACTATCCTCAGGCAAGCTAGCAGCGGGAGCAGTAGCCGATCGCCCCAAGTGTGGCTCATAGGCATCGCGCCACCACCGGCGGGGACTCTCCTCATCAACAGGACCCTCT is from Kocuria palustris and encodes:
- a CDS encoding NUDIX domain-containing protein, whose product is MKKQVEVVGAILVDGQSVLAARRSEQMSLPGMWEFPGGKIEAGETPEEALARELVEELQCTAEIGEHVETTVYEYEKILVSLATYYCTLREGTPQLTEHSEIRWVPAAELRELDWAPADIPAVERVIQDLQA